One stretch of Heptranchias perlo isolate sHepPer1 chromosome 41, sHepPer1.hap1, whole genome shotgun sequence DNA includes these proteins:
- the fkrp gene encoding fukutin-related protein: protein MRVSFCQVLLTGAIVINLVVLYYVSRTQQQMLKHKDLGKAASRRPAVSRVTGITVLIREFEDFENWVVGVVQSFLKERPDQPIVVVADKLPYPPLDLPDKGNVRVVLLKASPDQPYYVARPEFYIKTEYTLLVPDGVQLDSTRQLDRLLQEFEGNKGKVRMVAAPIQASGTFQCLNLWVSLKEWSAVYSLSPAQVCDAIGGEAVVLLRTEDLFNLSQPMVRPLMTSLFIQSSLHGWRVKMAESIVFSSYHRSLFMSAHNQWKADINAKARLAQLFKGFGVKHVVQADGKEQWYGCNKDTPRCFGTVHDDTPEYLYQDRWTPPCCLKALREATKYVINILQSSGVRYWLEGGTLLGAVRHQDIIAWDYDVDLGIYLEDVEKCEYLRNLDSGSVVDESGYVWEKAVEGDFYRVQYSESNHLHVDLWPFYAREGIMTKNTWMDHKQDVEFPEHFLKPLVPMQFAGVTAFAPNNHRRFLELKFGEGVIENPQYPNPAKKKLEKVD, encoded by the coding sequence ATGCGGGTTAGTTTTTGCCAGGTGCTGCTGACCGGGGCGATAGTGATTAATCTAGTCGTACTTTACTACGTCTCCCGAACCCAACAGCAAATGCTGAAGCACAAAGACCTAGGGAAGGCTGCATCACGCAGGCCGGCGGTTTCAAGAGTCACTGGGATCACTGTACTGATACGAGAGTTCGAAGACTTTGAGAATTGGGTGGTGGGCGTGGTGCAGTCCTTCTTGAAGGAAAGGCCAGACCAGCCCATTGTGGTGGTCGCTGATAAGCTTCCATACCCACCATTGGACCTGCCCGATAAAGGGAACGTACGGGTGGTGTTGTTGAAGGCATCTCCAGATCAACCGTACTATGTTGCCAGACCCGAATTCTACATCAAGACCGAGTACACCCTGCTGGTGCCCGATGGGGTACAGCTAGACTCAACTCGGCAGCTCGATCGCCTTCTTCAGGAATTTGAGGGCAACAAAGGGAAGGTTCGTATGGTGGCAGCCCCCATCCAGGCTTCGGGAACGTTTCAGTGTCTAAACTTATGGGTTAGTCTTAAGGAGTGGAGCGCTGTTTACAGCCTTTCTCCAGCTCAGGTTTGCGATGCCATTGGCGGAGAGGCTGTGGTTCTTCTTCGAACCGAGGATTTGTTCAACCTCTCTCAGCCCATGGTGAGGCCACTCATGACGTCCCTCTTCATTCAGTCTTCGCTGCACGGCTGGAGAGTGAAGATGGCGGAAAGCATTGTGTTCTCTTCCTACCACCGGTCTCTGTTCATGTCGGCCCACAACCAGTGGAAGGCCGACATCAATGCCAAAGCCAGGTTGGCCCAACTCTTCAAAGGCTTTGGTGTGAAGCACGTGGTGCAGGCCGACGGGAAGGAGCAGTGGTATGGGTGCAACAAAGACACTCCTCGCTGTTTCGGCACTGTGCATGACGACACGCCAGAGTACCTGTACCAGGACAGGTGGACTCCCCCTTGCTGTCTCAAAGCCTTACGCGAGGCCACCAAGTATGTGATAAACATCTTGCAATCCTCAGGTGTTCGGTACTGGTTGGAAGGTGGAACACTTTTGGGAGCTGTCCGTCACCAAGACATAATTGCATGGGACTACGACGTGGACCTTGGAATTTATCTGGAGGACGTGGAGAAATGCGAGTACCTAAGGAACCTGGACTCTGGTTCGGTTGTTGACGAGAGCGGCTATGTGTGGGAAAAGGCAGTGGAAGGGGACTTCTACAGAGTGCAGTACAGTGAAAGCAACCACTTGCATGTTGACTTGTGGCCATTCTATGCCCGAGAAGGAATCATGACTAAAAACACTTGGATGGACCACAAGCAGGATGTGGAGTTCCCAGAGCACTTCCTGAAGCCGCTGGTTCCCATGCAGTTTGCTGGGGTGACTGCTTTTGCGCCCAACAATCACAGGCGCTTCCTGGAATTGAAATTTGGGGAGGGAGTCATTGAAAACCCTCAGTACCCAAACCCGGCGAAGAAAAAATTGGAGAAGGTGGACTAA